The genomic region GTGGCGTGGGCGGCCGAGGGAGCCACGTGGATGTCGTGCATGGGCTTGACGCAGTGCTCGTAGAGGCGCAAAGTCTCCTCCAGATCCACCCTTCTTTCCCTCGAGTCGCGGCGGATGCGGCGCATGAGCCGCACGTCGTCCGGAGCCTGGATGTAAACCGCCCACTCCATGAGGCCGCGCAGGCGGGGAGCTTGAAGGGTGAACAACCCCTCCAGGATCAAGACGGGAGCCGGCTCCACCTTGCGGGTCTGCTTGAGGCGGGAATGGGTGGCGTAGTCGTAGCGGGGAGCCTCCACCGGCCGGCCGGCCAAAAGCTCGGCCAAATGGCTGACGAGAAGCGAGGTTTCGATGGATTCGGGGTGGTCGAAATTGAGCTTGCGGCCCTCTTCGGGGCTTAAGCCCCCGTTATCGTGGTAGTACCAGTCCTGGCAGATGATGGAGACCGGAACCCCGAGGCTCTCCTTGAGGCGGCGGGCCAGCCACGATTTCCCGGAACCGCTTCCGCCCGCGATTCCCAAGCAAATCGGCTTGCGCTCGAAACCCACGAGAAATTATACCAAAGATGGCCGCGTGGTCGTTAGGGCTCGCAATGAAATAATATGACCAACTGGCAGGCCCAGATTCGAGTTGATTTCGAGGCGCGAGGAGGGAGCAATGCCGCAGCGCATTGTGACCGACGAGCAACGAAGAAATCGGCCGAAGATGGGCCTGCCCGGAG from Elusimicrobiota bacterium harbors:
- the udk gene encoding uridine kinase, which encodes MGFERKPICLGIAGGSGSGKSWLARRLKESLGVPVSIICQDWYYHDNGGLSPEEGRKLNFDHPESIETSLLVSHLAELLAGRPVEAPRYDYATHSRLKQTRKVEPAPVLILEGLFTLQAPRLRGLMEWAVYIQAPDDVRLMRRIRRDSRERRVDLEETLRLYEHCVKPMHDIHVAPSAAHATWVWRQAEDKDFPGRLTALLRERLSTPELAHERESISAIALGAAGSAR